The following coding sequences are from one Lysinibacillus sp. FSL W8-0992 window:
- the rnc gene encoding ribonuclease III, which translates to MAMRRKGTMQKSGVLPEKVRNQFELLQHELNITFINKNLLYQAFTHSSYVNEHRRKLFTDNERLEFLGDAVLELSVSKYLFEKYPHMSEGELTKLRASIVCEPSLVIFANELGFGRFVLLGKGEELTGGRERPALLADVFESFVGALYLDQDLQTVVTFLERIVFPKVEVGAFSHVMDFKSQLQEMVQQTNNGLLHYEIIDEKGPAHNRTFVSSVLLNGQELGIGRGKSKKEAEQQAAQCAMRMMREHSAKEEA; encoded by the coding sequence ATGGCTATGAGAAGAAAAGGAACTATGCAGAAATCAGGCGTACTTCCTGAAAAGGTACGCAATCAATTCGAGCTGTTACAGCATGAATTAAATATCACATTTATTAATAAAAATTTATTGTATCAAGCATTCACGCATTCATCTTATGTGAATGAGCATCGCCGTAAATTGTTTACGGATAATGAGCGTCTCGAATTTTTAGGCGACGCAGTACTTGAACTATCTGTTTCTAAATACCTTTTTGAGAAATACCCGCATATGAGCGAGGGCGAATTAACAAAACTGCGCGCATCGATTGTTTGTGAGCCATCACTTGTTATTTTTGCAAATGAATTAGGCTTTGGTCGCTTTGTATTGCTTGGAAAAGGTGAAGAATTAACAGGAGGACGGGAACGCCCAGCGCTACTTGCAGATGTTTTTGAATCATTTGTGGGTGCTCTTTATTTAGATCAGGATTTGCAAACGGTCGTGACGTTTTTAGAACGAATCGTGTTCCCAAAAGTAGAAGTCGGTGCTTTTTCGCATGTGATGGATTTCAAAAGCCAGTTACAAGAAATGGTACAGCAAACAAACAACGGTCTTCTTCATTATGAGATTATCGATGAAAAGGGCCCAGCGCATAACCGTACCTTTGTATCGAGCGTGCTATTAAATGGACAAGAGCTTGGAATCGGTAGAGGAAAATCGAAAAAAGAAGCTGAACAACAAGCAGCACAATGCGCTATGCGTATGATGCGTGAGCATTCTGCTAAAGAGGAGGCTTAA
- the acpP gene encoding acyl carrier protein, with translation MTTVLERVTKVIVDRLGVEESEVTLEASFRDDLGADSLDVVELVMELEDEFDMEISDEDAEKITTVGSAISYIEGKIN, from the coding sequence TTGACTACAGTATTAGAACGCGTAACAAAAGTAATCGTGGACCGTTTAGGTGTTGAAGAAAGTGAAGTAACATTAGAAGCTTCTTTCCGTGATGATTTAGGTGCTGACTCATTAGACGTTGTTGAGCTTGTTATGGAGCTTGAAGACGAATTCGATATGGAAATTTCTGATGAAGATGCTGAAAAAATCACAACAGTAGGTTCTGCTATTTCATACATCGAAGGTAAAATTAACTAA
- the fabG gene encoding 3-oxoacyl-[acyl-carrier-protein] reductase, translating into MRKLEGKVAVVTGASRGIGRAIALKLADEGAKVIVNYSGSQAKAEEVVAAIQANGGEALAVQASVSKTEEVTALMDAAVKTFGSLDILVNNAGITRDNLLMRMKEEEWDDVLNTNLKGVFLCTKAVTRQMMKQRAGRIINISSIVGVAGNAGQANYVAAKAGVIGLTKTTAKELASRNILVNAIAPGFIETEMTEQLPEDLKQGMLTQIPLAKLGQPEDIAKAVVFLASDDANYMTGQTLHIDGGMVM; encoded by the coding sequence ATGCGTAAATTAGAAGGTAAAGTTGCAGTTGTAACAGGTGCTTCACGAGGAATCGGACGTGCGATTGCGTTAAAGCTTGCTGACGAAGGTGCAAAGGTTATCGTAAACTATAGTGGCTCACAAGCAAAAGCAGAAGAAGTTGTTGCGGCAATTCAAGCAAATGGTGGCGAAGCGCTTGCTGTACAGGCAAGTGTTTCAAAAACAGAAGAAGTAACTGCTTTAATGGATGCAGCAGTCAAAACATTTGGTTCACTTGATATTTTAGTTAATAATGCAGGTATTACACGCGATAATTTATTAATGCGAATGAAGGAAGAAGAATGGGACGATGTTCTTAATACAAACTTAAAAGGTGTATTCCTTTGTACAAAAGCTGTAACTCGTCAAATGATGAAGCAACGTGCAGGACGTATTATCAATATTTCTTCTATCGTTGGAGTAGCAGGCAATGCTGGGCAAGCTAACTATGTAGCGGCAAAAGCGGGCGTAATTGGCTTAACAAAAACAACTGCTAAGGAACTTGCATCACGTAATATTTTAGTTAATGCGATTGCACCAGGCTTTATTGAAACAGAAATGACTGAACAGCTTCCAGAAGATTTAAAACAAGGTATGCTTACGCAAATTCCGCTTGCTAAACTAGGGCAGCCAGAGGATATTGCGAAAGCTGTTGTGTTTTTAGCTTCTGATGATGCAAACTATATGACAGGCCAAACGCTACATATTGACGGTGGCATGGTAATGTAA
- the fabD gene encoding ACP S-malonyltransferase → MTKIAFIFPGQGSQAVGMGQEFVSNSQESKAFYENADKTLGFDLSKLMLEGPAEELTLTYHAQPALLTTGVMVAEKLRAAGITPNYAAGHSLGEYGALVIAGVLSFEDAVAIVHKRGLFMNEAVPAGQGAMAAILGMELDALHEVTEKVTANGDVVQVANVNCPGQIVISGTKEGVDKASVAAKEAGAKRAIPLVVSGPFHSELMRPSSSQLQATLADITLSTPQIPVIGNVKAKELLDVPAIQQELVEQVYSAVQWEASVREMIAQGVDVFIECGPGKVLSGLVKKIDRSVATYCVYDEASLEAVLEASKEWSINA, encoded by the coding sequence ATGACGAAAATCGCATTTATATTTCCAGGCCAAGGCTCTCAAGCGGTTGGTATGGGCCAAGAATTTGTAAGCAACTCGCAAGAAAGTAAAGCCTTTTACGAAAATGCTGACAAGACACTTGGGTTTGACTTGTCTAAATTAATGTTAGAGGGACCTGCTGAAGAGTTAACGCTAACATATCATGCACAGCCAGCGTTATTAACGACAGGTGTTATGGTCGCTGAAAAATTACGTGCTGCAGGCATTACACCGAATTATGCAGCTGGGCACTCACTTGGAGAATATGGTGCATTAGTTATCGCAGGCGTTTTATCGTTTGAAGATGCTGTTGCTATTGTTCATAAACGTGGTTTATTTATGAACGAAGCGGTGCCAGCAGGGCAAGGTGCAATGGCTGCTATTCTTGGGATGGAGCTTGATGCATTGCATGAAGTAACTGAAAAAGTAACTGCTAATGGCGATGTAGTACAAGTTGCAAACGTTAACTGTCCAGGACAAATCGTTATTTCTGGAACAAAAGAAGGCGTTGACAAGGCTTCAGTCGCTGCTAAAGAAGCGGGTGCTAAACGCGCGATTCCATTAGTAGTAAGTGGACCTTTCCATTCAGAATTAATGCGACCATCGTCTAGTCAATTACAAGCAACATTAGCAGATATTACGTTATCAACACCACAAATTCCTGTAATTGGCAACGTTAAAGCGAAAGAATTGCTAGATGTACCGGCTATTCAACAGGAATTAGTGGAACAGGTTTATAGCGCTGTACAATGGGAAGCATCAGTTCGTGAAATGATCGCTCAAGGCGTCGATGTTTTCATCGAGTGTGGACCTGGTAAAGTTTTAAGTGGCTTAGTAAAGAAAATAGATCGTTCAGTAGCAACGTATTGTGTATATGATGAAGCTTCATTAGAAGCAGTATTAGAAGCGTCGAAGGAGTGGTCAATCAATGCGTAA
- the plsX gene encoding phosphate acyltransferase PlsX gives MKLALDGMGGDNAPKSVVEGALLALEQIPNLEIQLYGQQEKLDPFLKMHDRLTVIHCEEVVEGTDDPARAVRRKKDSSMAKMMDAVEEGTADACLSAGNTGALMAGGLFKVGRIEGIARPALATTLPTLDGKGFLMLDLGANADARPEHLLQYAIMGDIYAKKVGGLQKPRIGLLNIGTEDKKGNDLTKATFDLLKEADLNFVGNVEARDLLDGVADVVVTDGFTGNMVLKSIEGTAGALFTMLKEAFMSSTKTKISAVLMKSNLRDLKNKMDYTEYGGAGLFGLQAPVIKAHGSSNAKAIFSAIRQANTMVEHTVISTITDTVRHLEID, from the coding sequence ATGAAATTAGCACTTGATGGAATGGGTGGCGACAATGCACCGAAATCAGTAGTGGAAGGTGCATTATTAGCATTAGAACAAATTCCAAATTTGGAAATTCAATTATATGGACAGCAAGAAAAGCTCGACCCATTTTTAAAAATGCACGATCGCTTAACAGTTATCCACTGTGAAGAAGTGGTCGAAGGGACGGATGATCCTGCACGTGCTGTACGACGTAAAAAGGATTCATCAATGGCAAAAATGATGGATGCGGTTGAAGAAGGCACAGCTGATGCATGTCTTTCAGCCGGCAATACAGGTGCACTAATGGCAGGTGGTTTGTTTAAGGTAGGCCGTATAGAAGGAATTGCACGACCAGCTTTAGCTACGACATTGCCGACGCTTGATGGTAAAGGTTTTTTAATGCTAGACCTTGGGGCAAATGCGGATGCACGACCAGAGCATTTACTGCAATATGCGATTATGGGTGATATTTACGCTAAAAAAGTAGGCGGTCTACAAAAGCCACGTATTGGACTGTTAAATATCGGAACAGAAGATAAAAAAGGAAATGACTTAACAAAAGCAACTTTTGATTTACTAAAAGAAGCGGACTTGAATTTTGTCGGCAATGTCGAGGCGCGTGATTTACTCGATGGTGTTGCTGATGTTGTTGTAACAGATGGATTTACAGGCAATATGGTGTTGAAGTCGATAGAGGGAACAGCAGGGGCATTGTTTACGATGTTAAAAGAGGCCTTTATGTCTTCTACAAAAACAAAAATTTCAGCAGTACTTATGAAAAGTAATTTACGTGACTTAAAAAATAAAATGGACTACACAGAGTATGGCGGTGCAGGTTTGTTTGGTTTACAAGCGCCTGTTATTAAAGCACATGGATCATCGAATGCAAAGGCAATCTTCAGTGCAATACGTCAGGCAAATACAATGGTAGAGCATACAGTTATTTCAACGATAACAGATACAGTACGTCACTTAGAAATTGACTAA
- the fapR gene encoding transcription factor FapR, with the protein MRRTKKERQRLLSETIAENPFVTDEQLASEFQVSVQTIRLDRMELAIPELRERIKDVASKTYENEVKSLPIDEVIGEIIDIELDNRALSIFDVKEEHVFQRNGIARGHHLFAQANSLAVAVIDDELALTVHSNITFVKPVRAGNRVITKAVVVGRDDERHRTKVEIISTVNGETVFVGEFDMYRTKGKGE; encoded by the coding sequence TTGAGACGAACGAAAAAAGAGCGACAGCGATTATTATCTGAAACGATTGCGGAAAATCCATTCGTCACAGATGAACAACTAGCGTCGGAGTTTCAGGTAAGTGTTCAAACAATTCGTTTAGATCGTATGGAATTAGCAATTCCAGAATTACGTGAACGAATTAAAGATGTGGCTTCGAAAACATATGAAAATGAAGTGAAATCATTACCGATTGATGAAGTAATCGGTGAAATTATTGATATAGAACTAGATAATCGTGCATTATCTATATTTGATGTAAAAGAAGAGCATGTTTTTCAGCGCAATGGCATCGCGCGTGGACATCATTTATTTGCACAAGCAAACTCATTAGCTGTAGCGGTTATTGATGATGAGCTGGCCTTAACAGTGCACTCCAATATTACTTTTGTGAAACCTGTAAGAGCCGGAAATCGTGTTATAACTAAGGCGGTTGTTGTCGGAAGAGATGATGAACGCCATCGTACGAAAGTAGAGATTATATCTACTGTGAATGGTGAAACTGTTTTTGTTGGTGAATTTGATATGTACCGCACGAAAGGTAAAGGTGAATAA
- the recG gene encoding ATP-dependent DNA helicase RecG produces MTELTSPVSELKGVGKETAAHLETLGIETINDFLWTFPHRHEDFRLKDLAQTPHNERVTVECKVEREPTVLFLGRNKSRLQVTVLAGRHLVKVVFFNQNYLKQKLVPGTIVTVTGKWDRGRQVINGTTVTFGPKIDQVDFEPVYSLKGLIPQKRFRKYMRQVLDDFGGELPDAIPLHLQEAYKLVSIRDGLEGIHFPLDAEHAKQARRRFAYEELLNFQLRIQALRKIRKDNERGTIIQFDLQKVRAFIASLPYELTGAQKRVVNEICKDLKEPHRMNRLLQGDVGSGKTVVAAICLYAAVTAGFQGALMAPTEILAEQHAENLLEWFEPFGVRVALLSGSTKTKERRLLLAALADGEIDIVIGTHALIQPDVIFNRLGFVITDEQHRFGVEQRRILRDKGENPDVLFMTATPIPRTLSITAFGEMDVSLIDEMPAGRKEIETHWMKKEQLGSVLSKLELELQAGRQAYAICPLIEESDKLDVQNAVEIYEQLASYFNGRYKVGLMHGRLPADEKDAVMRDFSEGDIQVLVSTTVVEVGVNVPNATFMVVYDAERFGLAQLHQLRGRVGRGEHQSYCVLIADPKSDEGKERMQSMTETNDGFRLAEKDLELRGPGDFFGRKQSGLPDFKVADLVHDYRTLETARKDATEMIETEAFWHDETYQYLREMLEKAGVLQGDRFD; encoded by the coding sequence GTGACTGAATTAACCAGTCCTGTCTCCGAATTAAAAGGAGTTGGGAAAGAAACCGCAGCACACTTAGAAACATTAGGTATTGAAACGATAAATGATTTTTTGTGGACATTCCCACATCGACATGAGGATTTTCGCTTAAAAGATTTAGCGCAAACACCTCATAATGAACGAGTTACTGTTGAATGTAAAGTAGAGCGTGAGCCGACTGTGCTGTTTTTAGGGCGCAATAAATCTCGCTTGCAGGTGACAGTGCTCGCTGGCCGACATTTAGTAAAGGTAGTATTTTTTAATCAAAACTATTTAAAACAGAAGCTTGTACCAGGTACTATTGTGACGGTAACGGGGAAATGGGATAGAGGCAGACAAGTGATTAACGGTACAACAGTCACGTTTGGTCCGAAAATAGACCAAGTAGACTTTGAACCTGTTTATAGCCTCAAAGGTTTGATACCGCAAAAACGTTTTCGCAAATATATGCGGCAAGTGTTAGATGATTTTGGTGGAGAGCTACCAGATGCGATTCCACTACATTTGCAGGAGGCCTACAAGCTTGTCTCGATCCGTGATGGTCTTGAAGGTATTCATTTTCCGCTAGATGCTGAACACGCTAAACAAGCAAGAAGGCGATTTGCTTATGAGGAATTATTAAATTTTCAGCTTCGTATTCAAGCGTTACGAAAAATTCGTAAGGATAATGAACGTGGTACGATTATACAATTTGACTTGCAAAAAGTACGCGCATTTATCGCTTCATTACCATACGAATTAACTGGAGCACAAAAGCGAGTTGTTAATGAAATTTGCAAGGATTTAAAAGAACCACATCGTATGAATCGTTTACTACAAGGGGATGTTGGTTCGGGAAAAACGGTAGTTGCCGCGATTTGTTTATATGCCGCTGTGACGGCTGGATTTCAAGGAGCGCTAATGGCACCAACGGAAATTTTAGCTGAGCAACATGCTGAAAACTTATTAGAGTGGTTTGAGCCATTTGGTGTACGTGTAGCGTTATTGTCGGGCTCAACGAAAACAAAGGAGCGACGTCTATTATTAGCTGCACTTGCGGATGGTGAAATAGATATTGTGATAGGAACGCATGCACTCATACAGCCAGATGTAATATTTAATAGACTAGGCTTTGTAATAACGGACGAACAGCATCGATTTGGCGTAGAACAACGAAGAATTTTACGTGATAAAGGTGAAAACCCTGATGTGCTCTTTATGACTGCAACGCCCATTCCGCGAACACTTTCGATTACAGCCTTTGGCGAAATGGACGTTTCGTTGATTGATGAAATGCCAGCGGGGCGTAAAGAAATTGAAACGCATTGGATGAAAAAAGAACAGCTTGGTTCTGTACTGTCCAAACTAGAGCTAGAGCTTCAAGCAGGTAGACAGGCATATGCTATTTGTCCGCTAATTGAAGAATCGGATAAATTGGATGTCCAAAACGCAGTAGAAATTTATGAGCAGCTCGCCTCGTATTTTAATGGTCGCTATAAAGTTGGCTTAATGCATGGCCGCCTACCAGCGGATGAAAAAGATGCTGTGATGCGTGATTTTAGTGAAGGTGACATTCAAGTATTAGTATCTACAACAGTTGTTGAAGTCGGGGTAAATGTGCCGAATGCAACGTTTATGGTAGTATACGATGCAGAACGTTTTGGTTTAGCGCAGCTACATCAACTTCGCGGTCGTGTAGGGCGTGGTGAGCATCAATCCTATTGTGTATTAATCGCTGATCCAAAATCTGATGAAGGCAAAGAGCGAATGCAGTCTATGACTGAAACAAATGACGGCTTCCGACTTGCGGAAAAAGATTTGGAGCTACGTGGACCAGGTGATTTCTTTGGACGTAAGCAAAGTGGCTTGCCTGACTTTAAAGTTGCCGATTTAGTACATGACTATAGAACGCTTGAGACAGCGCGAAAAGATGCTACTGAAATGATTGAAACAGAGGCATTTTGGCATGATGAAACGTATCAATATTTACGTGAGATGCTTGAAAAGGCTGGTGTTCTACAAGGTGATCGATTTGATTAG
- the sdaAA gene encoding L-serine ammonia-lyase, iron-sulfur-dependent, subunit alpha, with protein MEVLFHNVRELVERAEQEEKLISELMIEQEMLISGRTREEIMQQMDQNLTVMEEAVERGLQGVQSVTGLTGGDAVLIQNYIAQGKSLSGDLLLDAVSKAVATNEVNAAMGTICATPTAGSAGVVPGTLFAVKNKLNPTREQMLRYLFTSGAFGFVVANNASISGAAGGCQAEVGSAAGMAAAAIVEMAGGTPQQCSEAFAITLKNMLGLVCDPVAGLVEVPCVKRNAMGAANSLVAADMALAGVTSRIPCDEVIGAMYRIGQSMSPNLKETARGGLAATPTGKAISNAILNNGDLQSILKAGLAVE; from the coding sequence ATGGAAGTGTTATTTCATAATGTACGTGAGCTTGTAGAACGAGCAGAACAGGAAGAAAAGCTAATTTCTGAGCTAATGATTGAGCAGGAAATGTTAATTAGCGGACGCACGCGAGAAGAAATTATGCAACAGATGGACCAGAACTTAACAGTGATGGAAGAAGCGGTAGAACGAGGCTTGCAAGGAGTACAGTCTGTAACAGGCCTAACGGGTGGAGACGCCGTACTAATTCAAAATTATATTGCACAAGGAAAATCGTTATCAGGGGATTTATTATTAGACGCAGTTAGTAAAGCAGTTGCGACAAACGAAGTGAACGCTGCAATGGGTACCATTTGTGCAACACCTACAGCTGGTTCAGCGGGAGTTGTGCCAGGTACTTTATTTGCTGTGAAAAATAAGCTAAATCCAACACGTGAACAAATGCTTCGCTATTTATTTACTTCTGGTGCATTTGGCTTTGTTGTAGCAAATAATGCTTCCATTTCAGGTGCTGCTGGCGGCTGTCAGGCTGAAGTTGGTTCAGCTGCTGGTATGGCTGCGGCAGCAATCGTGGAGATGGCGGGTGGAACGCCACAGCAATGTTCAGAAGCATTCGCGATTACATTAAAAAATATGCTTGGCCTTGTTTGTGATCCAGTAGCTGGATTAGTTGAGGTGCCTTGTGTTAAACGTAATGCAATGGGTGCAGCGAATTCTCTTGTTGCAGCAGATATGGCGTTAGCAGGTGTAACGAGTCGTATTCCGTGCGATGAAGTCATTGGTGCGATGTATCGCATTGGTCAGTCTATGAGCCCGAATTTGAAAGAAACAGCACGTGGTGGCTTAGCTGCGACGCCAACAGGAAAAGCAATCAGCAATGCTATTCTTAATAATGGTGATTTACAAAGTATACTAAAAGCAGGTTTAGCAGTAGAGTAA
- the sdaAB gene encoding L-serine ammonia-lyase, iron-sulfur-dependent subunit beta: MKFTSVFDIIGPVMIGPSSSHTAGAARIGRVARDLFGRQPKWVKIHLYGSFAETYRGHGTDVAIIGGLLDFDTFDERIKTAFEHAEKAGLEYEFIPETANTEHPNTARLVFGDDDGEMSIVGISIGGGKIEVSEVNGFKLRLTGGMPAILVVHDDRAGCIANVANCLAMHNVNIGHMEVSRIERGLTALMVIEIDQNIEEKVLQQISLIPHITKVSRINN; encoded by the coding sequence ATGAAGTTTACATCAGTTTTTGATATTATTGGACCCGTTATGATTGGTCCATCTTCTTCTCATACAGCAGGTGCAGCGCGTATTGGACGTGTAGCAAGAGATTTATTTGGTAGACAACCGAAATGGGTGAAAATTCATCTCTATGGATCATTTGCTGAAACGTATAGAGGGCATGGGACAGATGTAGCAATAATTGGTGGTTTATTAGATTTTGATACATTTGATGAACGTATTAAAACGGCTTTTGAACATGCGGAAAAAGCCGGATTGGAATACGAATTTATACCGGAAACTGCGAATACAGAGCATCCGAACACAGCTAGACTAGTGTTCGGTGATGATGATGGAGAAATGTCTATTGTCGGCATTTCGATTGGTGGCGGAAAAATTGAAGTAAGTGAGGTCAATGGCTTCAAACTTCGTTTAACAGGTGGGATGCCCGCCATCCTTGTTGTTCACGATGATCGAGCTGGTTGTATTGCTAATGTTGCGAATTGCTTAGCGATGCACAATGTCAACATTGGGCATATGGAAGTTTCACGTATTGAACGTGGTTTAACGGCGCTAATGGTCATTGAGATTGATCAAAATATTGAGGAAAAAGTACTTCAACAAATTTCATTAATACCACATATTACGAAAGTGTCGAGAATTAATAACTAG
- a CDS encoding DAK2 domain-containing protein — protein MRSIDGLKFAEMVQMGAHHLYQNANYVDSLNVFPVPDGDTGTNMNLSMTSGAKETELQASEHIGKTAQALSKGLLMGARGNSGVILSQLFRGFGKFVEKDAAIDAKAFAGAFQAGVDTAYKAVMKPVEGTILTVAREAAKKGVEVAESENDIIAVMEAFTEEAKASLQRTPDLLPVLKEVGVVDSGGQGLLFVYEGFLASLKGEPLPEKNDATLDDLINAEHHRAQDFMNTADIEFGYCTEIMVRLEEGKEPFSEEQFRNELNPLGDSLLVISDEEIAKVHIHSEQPGAVLAMGQKYGSLIKIKVDNMREQHSAIVGEDYKASAPAKKAEKHPYAIVTIAMGEGVADLLRSIGASYVIEGGQTMNPSTEDIVKAVQEIGAEKVLILPNNKNIVMAAEQAVELLDIEAAVVATKTIPQGMAAILSFNPEATVKTNQSTMTEAFAHVKTGQVTYAVRDTSIDGVEIHKDDFMALAEGKIVLSTPALKDAAEKVITDLVDANTEIVTVIYGEDTSEENASELIQFIEENYPDVEVELFNGKQGLYPYIISVE, from the coding sequence ATGCGGTCTATAGACGGATTAAAATTTGCTGAAATGGTACAAATGGGTGCCCATCACCTATATCAAAATGCAAATTATGTAGATTCTTTAAATGTATTTCCAGTACCAGATGGGGATACAGGGACAAATATGAATTTATCGATGACATCTGGTGCCAAAGAAACAGAATTACAAGCATCAGAACATATTGGGAAAACGGCGCAAGCTTTATCAAAAGGATTACTAATGGGCGCTCGTGGGAATTCGGGTGTTATCTTATCACAACTTTTCCGTGGGTTTGGAAAATTTGTAGAAAAAGATGCAGCGATTGATGCAAAAGCTTTTGCTGGTGCATTCCAAGCTGGTGTAGATACTGCTTATAAAGCGGTGATGAAGCCAGTTGAAGGAACAATCTTAACTGTTGCGCGTGAAGCGGCAAAAAAAGGTGTTGAAGTTGCCGAAAGTGAAAACGATATCATCGCTGTGATGGAAGCATTTACTGAAGAAGCAAAGGCTTCGCTACAGCGTACACCTGACCTTTTACCTGTATTAAAAGAAGTAGGTGTTGTGGATAGTGGCGGTCAAGGATTGCTATTTGTCTATGAAGGTTTTTTAGCTTCTTTAAAGGGTGAGCCTTTACCGGAAAAAAATGATGCAACATTAGACGATTTAATTAATGCAGAACATCATAGAGCACAAGATTTTATGAATACCGCGGATATTGAATTTGGTTATTGTACGGAAATTATGGTTCGTTTGGAAGAAGGAAAAGAGCCATTTAGCGAGGAGCAATTCCGCAATGAATTAAATCCATTAGGTGATTCTTTACTTGTTATTTCAGATGAAGAAATTGCTAAAGTGCATATTCATTCAGAGCAACCGGGCGCAGTTTTAGCGATGGGTCAAAAATACGGTAGCCTTATTAAAATTAAAGTCGATAATATGCGTGAGCAACATTCGGCTATTGTTGGTGAAGATTACAAAGCATCAGCTCCAGCGAAAAAAGCTGAAAAGCACCCATATGCCATTGTAACGATTGCGATGGGAGAAGGTGTAGCTGACTTATTACGTTCAATCGGTGCTTCTTATGTTATTGAAGGCGGACAAACGATGAATCCTTCAACAGAAGACATTGTTAAAGCTGTTCAGGAAATTGGCGCAGAAAAAGTACTTATTTTACCGAACAACAAAAATATCGTAATGGCAGCTGAACAAGCTGTAGAGCTATTGGATATTGAAGCGGCAGTTGTAGCGACAAAAACGATTCCTCAAGGGATGGCTGCTATTCTTTCATTCAATCCAGAAGCAACGGTTAAAACAAACCAATCAACGATGACAGAAGCATTTGCTCATGTAAAAACAGGTCAAGTAACTTATGCAGTGCGTGATACGTCTATTGATGGCGTAGAAATTCATAAAGACGATTTTATGGCACTTGCTGAAGGGAAAATTGTACTATCTACACCAGCATTAAAAGATGCTGCTGAGAAAGTCATTACAGATTTAGTAGATGCGAATACTGAAATCGTTACGGTTATTTACGGAGAAGATACTTCTGAAGAAAATGCCTCTGAATTAATCCAATTTATCGAAGAGAACTATCCAGATGTAGAAGTGGAGTTATTTAACGGTAAACAAGGATTATATCCATATATTATTTCGGTAGAATAA
- a CDS encoding Asp23/Gls24 family envelope stress response protein, with translation MSIELNNEFGQIDISTDVLAQIAGGAAIECYGIVGMASKHQIRDGLTDILRKENFAKGVVIRQQEEDLHIDMYIIVSYGTKISEVAYQVQSKVKYTVDKTLGMSVKSVNIFVQGVRVANE, from the coding sequence ATGTCAATTGAATTAAATAACGAATTCGGCCAAATTGATATTTCAACTGATGTACTTGCACAGATTGCTGGTGGCGCTGCTATAGAATGCTACGGTATTGTTGGCATGGCATCAAAACATCAGATTCGTGATGGTCTAACTGATATTTTACGTAAAGAGAACTTTGCAAAAGGTGTTGTAATTCGACAACAAGAAGAAGATTTACATATTGATATGTACATTATTGTTAGTTACGGGACTAAAATTTCGGAAGTTGCTTATCAAGTACAATCGAAAGTGAAATATACAGTAGATAAAACATTAGGTATGAGCGTAAAATCTGTCAATATCTTTGTGCAGGGCGTTCGTGTAGCGAATGAGTAA